Proteins encoded in a region of the Aythya fuligula isolate bAytFul2 chromosome 13, bAytFul2.pri, whole genome shotgun sequence genome:
- the SNX12 gene encoding sorting nexin-12 produces the protein MSEAAVADTRRLNAKPQDLTDAYGPPSNFLEIDIFNPQTVGMGRARYTSYELRMRTNLPIFKLKESCVRRRYSDFEWLKNELERDSKIVVPPLPGKALKRQLPFRGDEGIFEESFIEERRQGLEQFINKIAGHPLAQNERCLHMFLQEETIDRNYVPGKVRQ, from the exons ATGTCGGAGGCGGCGGTGGCCGACACCCGGCGCCTGAACGCCAAGCCGCAGGACCTGACGGACGCGTACGGGCCGCCCAGCAACTTCCTGGAGATCGACATCTTCAACCCGCAGACCGTGGGCATGGGCCGCGCCAGATACACCAGCTACGAGCTCCGCATGAGG ACAAACCTCCCGATCTTCAAACTGAAGGAGTCATGTGTGAGGAGAAGATACAGCGACTTTGAATGGCTGAAGAACGAGCTGGAGCGAGACAGTAAG attGTAGTGCCACCGCTGCCTGGAAAAGCTTTGAAACGACAGCTTCCCTTCCGAGGAGACGAAGGCATCTTTGAGGAGTCCTTCATCGAGGAGCGGAGACAGGGCCTAGAACAGTTTATTAACAA aattgcTGGACACCCACTGGCACAGAACGAGCGCTGCTTACATATGTTCCTGCAAGAGGAGACTATTGATAGGAATTACGTCCCAGGGAAAGTGCGCCAGTAG